Within the Miscanthus floridulus cultivar M001 chromosome 2, ASM1932011v1, whole genome shotgun sequence genome, the region gctaagtgtcgcggaaatgcgtatgttgtgttggatttgcggtcatacaagaagggatcgagttcggaacgatgatatacgtgatagattaggggtagcgccaattgaagaaaagcttgtccaacaccggttgagatggtttagacatgtgcaacggagacctccagaggcaccggtgcgtagtggaatcctaagctaggatagtaacgtgaagagaggcagaggaagaccgaagttgacttgggtagaagcaataaaaggagacttgaaaggatggaatatacccaaagacttagccttagataggagtgcttggaagacagctattcacgtgcctgaaccttgattgcttctgatgggtttcaactctagcctaccccaacttgtttgggacttaaaggctttgttgttgttgttgtaatcacgattaatcgtccTAATTGGTCCATGCTTACTGATTAGGGGTACCGTCGACTTGtacaagtcgtccgattaatcgcgattaatcgtgattaatcgtcctagtcggtcccgtggcgactaggttcgactggacgacttgaaaacattggaCCAGAAGTACGATTTTTCATGCTGATCAAGTTGTACTGAACATACATATCTATGTGGTCTTGATAGGATGATTTTTAATGGTAGTGTTTTTGTTGGTCATGGTTGTTTCTTGAGTTAAAAAGGCGTGAATCTGACGATCAGTACCTAGGGATGTTGGTGTGGGTGTATTATATGAGTTTTTTACCCTCCTTTTCTTTTTAATATGAAAGATACACAACTCTCCCGTGTTAGAGAAGGAATAAAAATGATCCCTGCTACTTCATTACTTGTTTTGCCAAACAATTAACTTTTAGCTCCCTTACATAGATATGCCATCCACACAATAAATCCGAAACCAATAGACGATTTGTGCGGAGAATCTAAGAATCTGAGGTTAGAGagacgttgaaaaggatgaaagaatGTAAGGCAataggaccggatggtatcccaatcgaggtgtggagatgcctcggggacatagctatagtatggctaaccaagctgttcaaccatattttttgatcgaacaaaatgcctgacgagtggaggagaagtatattggtaccgatctacaagaataaaggggatattcaaagttgtactaattaccggggaattaagttgatgagccatactatgaagctatgggagagagttatcgagcatcgcttgagagcaataacgtgggtctctattaaccaatttggtttcatgcccggaagaccaaccatggaagctattttcttaataagacaagttatggagcggtatagggagaaaaaGAAGGacatacacatggtttttattgacttggagaaggcttatgataaaataccaagaaatgatatatggtgggctttggacaaacataaagtcctaacaaagtacgtcgggctcattaaggacatgtacaacaatgttgtgactagtgttcgaacaagtgatgcaagcacggatgacttcccgattaggataggactacatcaagggttagctttgagcccttatctgtttgccttagtgatggatgaggtcataagggacatacaaggggacatctcttggtgtatgcttttcgcggacgatgtagtgctcgttgatgaaagccggacaggagtgaatcagaaattgGAGTTAtcacgggagactttggagtccaaaggttttagactcagtagaactaaaactgagtatatgagatgtgacttcggcactactacttgggaggaggaagatgttagtttggaaggtcaagtagtgcctaggaaggataccattcgatatttaggatcaatgctacagagagatggggatattgatgaagatgttagccatagaatcaaaacagggtggatgaagtggcaccAAGCATCtgatgtcctatgtgacaaaagggtaccacagaagctaaaaggtaagttttataggatggcgattacacctgctatgttgtatggtgcagaatattggcctacgaaaagatgacatgttcaacagataagtgtcgcggaaatgcgtatgttgcgttggatttgcggtcatacaagaagggatcgagttcgaaacaatgatatacgtgatagattaggggtagcaccaattgaagaaaagcttgtccaacaccggttgagatggtttggacatgtccaacggagacctccagaggcaccggtgtatagtggaatcctaagccagaatagtaacgtgaagagaggcagaggaaaaccgaagttgacttgggtagaggcaataaaaggagacttgaaaggatggaatacacccaaagacttagccttagataggagtgctttgaaaacagctattcacgtgcctgaaccttgattgcttctgctgggtttcaactctagcctaccccaacttgtttgggactttaaaggctttgttgttgttgttgttgttgttgttgttgatgatgatgataaaaCTAGATGAAGGCTAAGTCATCTAATGTGTATTGGCATTTTAGATGGCATATGTGTAACCGGAACACGTGATGGCAAGGTGTTCTGTCTATATTTGCATTGATAGAAAGTTAAATCAATCAAGTTTAGTTAACTTGTATTAGAATTGTTCGTTCATTTTGCAGCTTTCAATTCTTAGAATATATGCTAAAAAGGTAAATTGGTTCAAGTTTCCAATAACAAGGCACTGTTGCACAATATGTTGTAATTGTTGTAGTGCATCCAAATCCCTCCAGTCTCTAATACATGACGTTCGGGCAACATTAGTACGATGCTAGGACATCAAAATTAGTAAAATTTGTACTAATTTTGTTCTAACATCATCATGCATTAGTAACTGGAAGGAATTGCAATTTTATCCAGCCCCTACATTTTTTACATGGTATATATTGGCCTTTTGAAACCACAAAGCTCATATATATGTCAGTTTTGGATAATATATTCACTGTTAGAATCTGATACCCCCGTTATGTGCAGTAACCCTCGGATCTTCGAAAGGATATTGCGATTATGACACAATCTTGCACCGTATTAAGAACGATGTAGTTGAATCGCGTAGAAAACCCTAGATGACGATCAAGCAACCACGACAAAAGATTAGGATTTGGCGAGGCCGGCCGCAAATTCTATAAGCACACCTTCAAAAGAGTACAAGTGATTGTCGCTCTCTCAACAACCCTATGAGTCACCATACAACACTTCACTACTAGCCACATTTCAAATAAAATTAATAGATTTAGCAACTTGATATGTTTCTGACATTTAGCAGCCTGTCGGATCTCTTGAATATTTTGTTTGGTTGTCCAAAAGATAAGTTTGTGGAACACTGATCCTCTTCCTCTCCTCCCATCCCCAATCATCTTCCCCACATATACTCATATGTCATACCAACTAACTGGTCTCAATGCTACTGTTGTTAACTTGGTTACCATAAAACTACTAGAGCTATCTTGGGAAAGGACATTAACTATTAATACAGGTTCTGGGTCAAAAACTCTACTACAGACTTCAGGTCCATTTCTAGTAAACTCAATATGATGGTAACAATGTTATCAAGTCGTCCAACTAATCGCGATCAGTCAAGCTACTCGGTGCCATGGTGATTGGCTATGCACTACGATTAGTCACAATTAGTCGGACTGATTGGTGCCATGACAACTAGGATCGATTAGACGATATGATAACATTAGGTGGTAAAGCCATAAAAAGTATACCCCCATCACCAATTCGGATTTACTAAGATCAGACCATATAGCTTGACAGCATTTTTCTTTTGAGAATATTTGACACCCCAAAATGTCATTCATGAAGTGTATCAGACAGTCCAAAGAATATCTCAGTATCATTTTATTCATATTGTAATGTTTGTGAGGTGAAAGCAATTTAATGGTTCGTAAAAGTAGGGATTGTAGGCTTAATATGCTCTTTGTATTAAGAGAAATATGCATTTACAGATCCTGAACACCAATAGTATGTGATACCAGTATGTATAGGAGTTTAGGACAGTTTCTGGAAGCACAGGAAACAATATATCCAAATGTATTATATGTTGTCAACTGTTTTCTCACCATTTTCTTATAATAATCCATGGAGCTTTCTCATATTTTTTTTACTAAATATGGTACTAGTCCTAGTTATGAGCAGTAATAAATTATGTTTTAaattagtactccctccatttccgTTCTAGCTTTTTTTTAATATACATACCTTTTGCAAAGCACTAGATATATATTGTGTCTAGGTACATTATAAAAACtctgtatctagaaaagtcaataCGACTTACAATATGGAATGGAGGGAATACAAAGAATACTGTACTGCAGGGCAGTCCTTGGTTCACGTAACTATCCCCGGTTATTATGTTGAGTGTCTCCTTCAATTTTTTATATACTGAATCAATAGCATTCCTTTTCATGATACTGGCCCATATTAAATAACGTAAATCTTATTTGCTTTGTGTAGGGCAACTGGTGCCACGAATATAGAAAACTAAAGGCAAAGATCGAGACAATACAGAAATGTCAAAAGTAATTTGTAGTGTTTAGTTACTGAAAATATGTAATATGCCCTGTTGAAGATAAATATGACCAAGACTTGTGTATCCTGCAGGCACCTCATGGGAGAGGATCTTGAAACTTTGGATCTCAAAGAGCTCCAGCAActagagcagcagctggagagttCACTGAAACATATCAGAACCAGGAAGGTAGTGTGATCATATATATTAGACTTCAGTGCATTACTTGTGGTGCCTACTAGGCCACTGACAGCCATGCGCTCTGCATGTTGGAAAGCTAACAAGTAAATATTCATGGCATGTGCAGAGCCAGCTTATGGTCGAGTCAATTTCAGAGCTCCAAAGGAAGGTAAATTGTTGAGCTCGCTTAAAGTTTGGTAGTTCGAACTTCCTTTTTAAGAATTGTATGATTTCTTTAGCTGCCCATTAGATGGGCATGGTTTGTTGCAAGTATTGActacattggttgccttgttacaTCCACAAAATATTCCTGCTCTTGCGCTGTGCTGAGTGTTGGCATGCGCTGCCATTGTTACCGCAGGAGAAGTCACTGCAGGAGGAGAACAAGGTTCTGCAGAAGGAGGTAGGCAGACCGCAGACGCTGCTGCTACTCAACACGTCGCCTCATCGATGCTCAGCTGGCCCTCTGTTTTCTCATGAAGCAAATTAAATTTACAGAAAGCGTTACTCCTTCCTGCAGCTCGCGGAGAAGCAGAAAGCCCAGCGGCAGCAAGTGCATCGGGACCAAACTCAACATCAGACCAGTTCGTCTTCCTCGTCCTTCATGATAAGGGAAGCTGCCCCAACAACAAATATCAGGTAGATCACATTCACATCGCGCTACAATCCCAAATTAGTGAGGTGACCTCATTTTCGGGTAAAGATTTAAGTGAGGTTGGGCTTAGCTAAACtccattttaaaaaaaatacatttgTGCATTTttaaaattagtgaaaaaatgtaGATTCTTGTAGAACATGGGCAATGTTGACAGTTGACACACAATGTTCATTTATGAGCCACAAAGAAAAAGATTGTGAAATGATactcgttttttttttcttcacagAAAGTATGTGGTCAATTTTTTTCTACAAATTTTCGTGTGTCAATAATTAATCATCCATCTAGATGTATGCATTTTTTTTGATAAATTTTAGAATTGCAGTTTTTATCTTGTAAATTTCCAAAACAGTAGCCGTACGCCAATACTCAACCAGGTTACACCTAGGGCCAATTTCCCGCCTCTGCTGACATTTCAGGAAGCAACTGACAAGAAAAATGACCGTCCGGTTTTTGCAGCATCTTCCCTGTGGCAGCAGGTGGGAGAGTGGTGGAAGCGGCAGCAGCGCAGCCGCAGGCTCGCGTTGGACTGCCACCATGGATGCTTAGCCACCTGAGCAGCTGAAGGTTTCTTTTCACCATCGTGGTGTGGTAGCCAAAAATTCAGCAACTCGCTTCTCCGCCTGGTGCAGTATCGTCGTGATCGCGAGAAGCAGCAGTAGTGGTCTACCGTACTGTTTACCACCGTATATAAGTAGCAAATCTGCAATGTGTATATTTTGTTCACCGTTTCCGCTGGTCGGTCGCACGAGTACTTTACGCATGTAATCTAATATATGTGCAGCATCGAATATTCCATTTCCATGACCATAACACGTGCCGGTTTGTGGTAGTTTCGAGTCTCACATAATACGTACACATTCATATCACAGTGGCCTTATCCTTTGCATCAAGTTTCATTTCTACAGAATACAGCTTTGTAGTCGTTTCCCTTTATGcatcaaattccatatctttGTTGGTCGTTCCAAATTACGCAGGTGCATATGTAACAACAATAGAGAGGAATGCATCCGATTTAATTGCGATGTTCTGATGTCTCCTAGGCGCCTTTTACTACAAAAATGCAGATAACTGAAAACCAGAGGACGATACCATTCTGTCGGATAAATTAATAAAGATGGTCTTAAAAAAGAATGATCTTTCTGCCATCGGTCATGTACAACCGTTTCGCCAGCATAAATTGAGGTGTTTACCATCCCAGGTCATAGCTGACACGAATGCCTACCGAACCCAACCCAACCCGCCCCCACCCCCCCAAAAAAAGAGTCGCATTTAACACAAGCTAAAGCCACTTCTAAGAACGGTAATAAACATCCTCTGAACTCTGTACCTTGACACTACAGGTTAAAAGGAGGATGCGACTAAGGCATGTGTAAAAAAGAGACTGAGTTGGGATGGCTATTAGGATAACCGAGGTAGCTTCTCCTTCAGCCGCGAAATGAACTTAAATGTCTCCTCTGCTCTTACTTGTTGATAAATATCATTTCTTGATACCCTGTCCGGATGGAATTTCAGAAGAGCTTGCTTGAAGGCTTTAACCTGAAAAGG harbors:
- the LOC136518104 gene encoding MADS-box transcription factor 14-like isoform X5, whose translation is MGRGKVQLKRIENKINRQVTFSKRRSGLLKKAHEISVLCDAEVALIIFSTKGKLYEYSTDSCMDKILERYERYSYAEKVLISAEFDTQGNWCHEYRKLKAKIETIQKCQKHLMGEDLETLDLKELQQLEQQLESSLKHIRTRKSQLMVESISELQRKEKSLQEENKVLQKEKALLLPAARGEAESPAAASASGPNSTSDQFVFLVLHDKGSCPNNKYQHLPCGSRWESGGSGSSAAAGSRWTATMDA
- the LOC136518104 gene encoding MADS-box transcription factor 14-like isoform X6; translation: MGRGKVQLKRIENKINRQVTFSKRRSGLLKKAHEISVLCDAEVALIIFSTKGKLYEYSTDSCMDKILERYERYSYAEKVLISAEFDTQGNWCHEYRKLKAKIETIQKCQKHLMGEDLETLDLKELQQLEQQLESSLKHIRTRKSQLMVESISELQRKEKSLQEENKVLQKELAEKQKAQRQQVHRDQTQHQTSSSSSSFMIREAAPTTNISIFPVAAGGRVVEAAAAQPQARVGLPPWMLSHLSS